In Streptomyces sp. NBC_01231, the sequence GTGTGTACGGCGGTGAGCCGTCCGGGGTCACCGCCATGGTGCTGCATGGCGCGGGCACCAGCAGTACGGAGCGATTGCTTCCGCTGGTGCGGGAGTTCGTGGCCCACGGCTGTCGCGGGATCGCCTTCGACTTCTCCGGGCACGGCGAAAGCACCGGCAAACTGAGCGAGTTAAGCCTGCGGCGACGGTTCGAGCAGGCCGTAGCGGTGATCGACGCGTACGCGCCGGAGGACGGGCCGCTGGTCCTGGTGGGGTTCAGCATGAGCGGGCAGACGGTGGCGGATCTCCTCCGGCACTATGGGGATCGAGGGACGGCCCTGGGGCTGTGTGCACCCGCCGTGTACACCGCCGAAGCGTGGGACGTTCCCTTCGGGGACGGGAACAGCCGGTTCAGCGAGATCATCCGGCAGCCGGACAGCCGGACAGCCGGACAGCCGGACAGCTGGCGGCAGGCGCCCGCGCTTGAGGAGCTGCGGGCGTACGAGGGCCGGGCGGTGCTCGCCGTGCCGGGCAAGGACGCGGTGATCCCGCCCGCGGTGACCGAGGCCGTACAGGACGCGCTGACCGCGCGCGCCCAGTACACGCGGTTCGACCTTCCGGACGCACAGCACCAGCTGGGAATGTGGTTCCGCGATCATGGCGACGACCGGCGGGAGTTCGTGGAGGCGGTGCTGACCGGCCTCGACGACCGTGGCTGGACGGCCACGCGTACGTGGGTGGCCAAGCACCACCAGGGCGAAGTGTTCGGGACGGTGATACAGGCCATGAACGAGCACCCCGGCGGCCAATGCGCACGTCCTCGGCAGGTCCCAGCGAGGTCTCGACCCAGTCCACGACGCCGCTGACCCGCAGCCCCGGCCCTGCTCCCGCGAAGAGCTTGCCGGCGGAGGAGTCCTGACCGGTACGGGGGTGCTCGTCGGCGGGCTTGTCCTGGGAAGGAGCGGAGTCGGCGCCGGGCAGGACCAGCTTCCACCCGGAGTAGATCTCGTCCGGGTCGGTGAATGTGCGGCCGCCCTGCTGCTTCTTGCCCTGGTTGAGGCGGGCGATGTCCATGTAGTCACCGGCGTCGCCGAGCTCGTCTTCGGCGATCGTCGACAGGTTCTCGCCGGAGCGCACCGTGTGCCCGCTGTGGTGGGCGCCGGAGGGCTCCGCGGCCTGGTCCTGCTGCCTCCAGTCCTTCGGCATGGACAGTTTCCAGCCCGCTCGCGGAGTCGGCCGAACTGCGCCGCCGGATCGGCCCGTTGCTCACGGCTGCCGACCTCGGCGTCGACGCCGTGGAGATAGGGCTCGCCGCACACGTAGGCATGGATCTGCCGCGCGTGCAGGGCGGAGGCCCAGGCCATGGTCGCCGCCGGCATCGGCGTCGCCCTCGCCCCCACCCTTGCCCTGGCAGGCATCCGAGCCGGCGTCAGCATCCTGCCGCTGCAACCCGCCGGCCCGGTGCGCCGCATCCTCCTCGTCCGCATGAGCGACCACGCCCTCACCGCCGCCGCGGCCAGGGCGACGGCCGTGTACGCCGTCAGTTGTCGCAAGGCGGTGGCCTCCATGGCCGACGAGTGTAGGGCTCGCCCGCGTTGATTGATGCGTTCATCGCATGGACAGATCTCGGTTTGATGCTGGACACCGATCCGGTGGTGCTTCGAAACTCTCGCGTAACACCTCGGCTTGCCCTCGCCCGACTCCGCCCCGCCGCCGAGGCCCGTCCCCGAGAAAGCGAGCGCCGCCATGCTGGCAGCTCAGGGCTTCGCCACGATCGCCGTCCTCCTGCTGGTCACCATGCCCAAAAGGGCCTCGGTACCGGTCGCGCTGATCCTGCTTCCGGTGCTGGGGGCGCTCATCGGCGGCTTCGCGGACGATCTGGGCGAGTGCATATGAATCGTCGAGCATTCGTTGAAGAGGAGCCCGCATGGAGTTCACTCGGACATCGGTACGACGTCGCAGGAAAGGCCGGTTGCGCCGCACCGGCCTGATCGCGGGAGCGAGCGCGATGCTCCTTGCCGCAGGCACGGCCGTGGCCCCCGGCGCCTCGGGCGCGGGTGACGCCCGGGGCACCGGCAGCGTGTCTCCCCGCGTCGCCGCCCTCATCGCGAGGATGTCGCTGGACGAGAAGTTGCCCTTCGTCCATGGAGGCACCGATCCCCGTAAACTCGGCCAGGCCGGATACATCCCCGGGGTTCCCCGCCTCGGCATCCCCGAACTGCGGCTCACCGACGGACCGGCGGGCGTCCGGGTCAACGCGCACGCCACCGCGATGCCGGCGCCGGTCGCGCTCGCCTCGTCCTTCGACGACCGACTGGCCCGTACGTACGGCCAGGTCATCGGACACGACGGCCGTGCGCTCGGCCAGGACGTGCTGCTCTCACCGATGACGAACATCATCCGGGTGCCGTACGCGGGGCGGAACTTCGAGACCTTCAGCGAGGACCCGCTGCTCAGCTCCCGCATGGTGTCCGGCGAGATCGCGGGCGTTCAGAGCCAGGGCCTGATCGCCACCGTCAAGCACTACGCGGAGAACAACCAGGAAGACAACCGCATGGGGGTGAACGTCAACGTCGACGAACAGACCCTGCGTCAGATCGAGCTGCCCGCCTTCGAGGCCGCCGTAAAGGCCGGCGCCGGTTCGGTGATGTGCTCGTACAACTCGGTGAACGGCAGTCACGGCTGCGGCAGCGACAAACTGCTCAACTCGATCCTCAAAGAGCAGTGGGGCTTCAAGGGTTGGGTCATGTCGGACTGGGGCGCGGCCCACGCGACGACCGACATCGTGAACGGCCTCGACCAGGAGATGCCGAGCGGCGTCTTTCTGGGCGACGAACTGAAGACCGCGATAACGAACGGCACCATTCCGGTCTCGGAGCTGAACGACTCGGTCGCCCGCATCCTGGGCCAGATGAACCACTTCGGTCTCCTCGACGGCGCCGCGGGCCGGCGGCCCGCACGCGACCCGAAGGGCGGCGCCAAGATCGCGCAGAAGGTGGCCGAGTCGGGCTCGGTTCTGCTGAAGAACACCGGCAAGGCGCTTCCGCTGACTGGCGAAAACACCAGCATCGGACTCATCGGCCCGACCGCGAAGACACCGAAGGTCACCGGCGGCGGCAGCTCCAACGTCGTACCGGACTCCGCGGCCTCGCCGCTGGCCACCATCACGCAGCGGGCCGGCCGGAATGCCACGGTGCGCCACGCGGCCGGCGTCGACAACACCGGCGCCCCCATTCCCACGACGGCCCTCAGCCCCGCCCTGCCGGTCGGCTCGGACGGCACGATCACCGTCACCCCGGACAAGTCCTTCGACTACAGCGGCACCCTCACGGTGCCGGCCGACGGCGACTACTCCTTCGTCTACGACCTTCCCGCCGCGTACGGCGCGCTGAAGATCGACGGCAAGAGCGTCATCACCGGCTTCCTGGGCTCCAGCAGCGCCACAGTGCACCTCACGGCGGGGAAGCACCGCCTCGCGGCCAACGCCCAGGCCATCCAGGGCGCACCGGCCAAGATCCGGCTGAACTGGGTCACCCCGCAGGCCGCGCAGACCGCCCGGGAGCAGGCCGTGGCACTGGCCCGCCAGGTGAAGACCCCCATCGTCTTCGCCTACGACGACGGTACCGAGGGCGTCGACCGGAAGAACCTCTCCCTGCCGGCCGACCAGGACGGGCTCATCTCCGCCGTCGCCGACGCCAACCCGAACACGATCGTCGTCCTCAACACGGGATCGTCGATCACCATGCCGTGGCTGTCCAAGGTCAAGGCGGTGCTCGACACGTACTACCCCGGGCAAAACGGGGCCGAGGCCACCGCCCGCCTGCTCTACGGCGACGTGAACCCGTCGGGCAAGACCACCCAGACGTTCCCCGCGAGCGAGTCCGCCACACCGGTCGCCGGCGACCCGCTCAGGTACCCGGGAGTGGACAACCAGGAGAACTACTCCGAGGGCGTCTACGTGGGCTACCGCTGGTACGACAAGGAGAAGGCCGCCCCGCTGTTCCCCTTCGGCCACGGCCTGTCGTACACCTCCTTCGCCTACCGCGACCTCGCGGTACGGCAGAGTCACGGCGGGGCGACCGTCTCGTTCACGCTGAAGAACACCGGCACCCGCGACGGTGACGAGGTCGCCCAGGTCTACGTCGGTGCGAGCCCGAAGACCACCGCGCCGCAGGCGGTGCGCTCGCTCGGCGGCTACCAGAAGGTGCATCTGCGCGCCGGTCAGTCGAAGACCGTACGCATCCGGGTCGACGCACAGCAGTTGAAGTACTGGAACACGTCCTCCCACGCCTGGGAGCTCGGCACCGGGCACCGGGAGGTGTGGGTCGGCTCCTCGTCGCGGACGCTCCCCCTGCACGGCGGGGTCGACGTCACGCACTGACCGCACGGCTCGCACCGTCAACCGGGTGCCGAGCCGCGTCTGAAGCCGGGCCCGCCCAGGCCCGATTCCCTCCCCCCACCACCAAGGGTGCCGGCCGCGCCGCCGCGGCCGGCACCCGGCCAGAGAGGTTCTCATCCATGACTGCCAGCAGAATCCGTACTGTCCTGGGCGGCGCGTTAGTCATGTCCCTCGCCGTCGTCGGGCTGCTGCCCGCGACGGCTTCCGCGAGTGCGCCGACCGTGGTGCCCACCGACAAGGGCGCTGTGCGCGGCGCCACCTCGAAGGGCGTCGAGAGGTTCCTCGGCATCCCCTACGCGGCGGCGCCCACCGGCTCCCTGCGCTGGAAGCCGCCGCGGCCCGCAGCGCGGTGGACCGGCGTCCGGGAGGCGGCCGATTTCGGCAATCCCTGCCCCGTACTGCCCAGCGGCAACGGACCACGCAGCGAGACCGAGGGCTGCCTCGACGTCAACGTGTGGCGGCCGTCGGGCGTACGGGCCGGCGCCCGCCTTCCGGTGCACGTCTTCATCCACGGCGGTGGCCTGACCAACGGCAGCGGCTCGCAGAACGACGAGTCGAAGCTCGTCAAGGAGACGGGTGTCATCGGCGTCTCGCTCAACTACCGACTCGGCGCCTTCGGCTTCCTCGGCCTGCCCGCCCTCACCGAGGAGGACGGCGAGTCCGGCAACTACGGGTTCATGGACCAGCAGGCCGCGCTGCGCTGGGTGCAGCGCAACATCGCCGCCTTCGGCGGGAACCCCGATGAGGTCACCATCGACGGCGAGTCCGCGGGCGGCTGGTCCGTCTGCGGGCATCTGGTGTCGCCCGGCTCGCGCGGGCTGTTCGCCCGCGCCATGATCCAGAGCGGCTCCTGTACCAGCGGACCGCAGGCCCGGGCGGAGGCCGCCGGGACGGCGTTCGCCCGGCAAGCGGGCTGCGACGGCACGGCTCAGGCGGCCGTCCTCGACTGTCTGCGGTCGGCTTCGGTGGGTACGCTCCTCGACGCGAGCCGGACCTTCTCGGCCGGCTTCGTGGACGGGACTCCGACGTTCCCGACCGGAGCGGGCGAGGCGCTGGACAGCGGGGGGTTCGCCCGTGTGCCCGTCGTCGTCGGCGCCACCCGTGACGAGGGCCGCACCTTCGCCGCGGGCTACATAGGCGAAGACAAGCAGGCCTACCTCGCCTTCGTCCAGGGCATCGCCGGCGCCCGGGCCGACGAGGTCCTCACCCGTTACCCCTGGCCCGATACGTCCGACCGGTACACCGCGGCGTACCTCATCGGCGGGATCATGACCGACTCGGGGATGATCTCGGGGATCGGCGGGTGCGGACTCCGCTCGCTCGCCCGGACCCTCGAGCGGTACACCCCCACCTATGCGTACGAGTTCGACCACCGGACCGGCCCTGGCTTGACGCAGATCCCCGGCTACGTATGGGGGGCCGGCCACGCCGCGGAACTCGCCTACATCTGGCCCAGCTTCAACAACGGCACACCCATCGCCCCGCTGTTCAACGCCGACGAGCGCCGGCTCGCCCGCGAGATGACGCGGTACTGGGGCGCGTTCACGAAGACCGGCCGGCCGGCCGTCGCCCGGCAGACGAGCTGGCCCGGCTATCACAGCGGCAACGGCCTGATGCTGTCGCTGAGGGCGGGGGGCAGGAGTGCCCTGATCGACGACGACCGGTACTCG encodes:
- a CDS encoding glycoside hydrolase family 3 C-terminal domain-containing protein, which codes for MEFTRTSVRRRRKGRLRRTGLIAGASAMLLAAGTAVAPGASGAGDARGTGSVSPRVAALIARMSLDEKLPFVHGGTDPRKLGQAGYIPGVPRLGIPELRLTDGPAGVRVNAHATAMPAPVALASSFDDRLARTYGQVIGHDGRALGQDVLLSPMTNIIRVPYAGRNFETFSEDPLLSSRMVSGEIAGVQSQGLIATVKHYAENNQEDNRMGVNVNVDEQTLRQIELPAFEAAVKAGAGSVMCSYNSVNGSHGCGSDKLLNSILKEQWGFKGWVMSDWGAAHATTDIVNGLDQEMPSGVFLGDELKTAITNGTIPVSELNDSVARILGQMNHFGLLDGAAGRRPARDPKGGAKIAQKVAESGSVLLKNTGKALPLTGENTSIGLIGPTAKTPKVTGGGSSNVVPDSAASPLATITQRAGRNATVRHAAGVDNTGAPIPTTALSPALPVGSDGTITVTPDKSFDYSGTLTVPADGDYSFVYDLPAAYGALKIDGKSVITGFLGSSSATVHLTAGKHRLAANAQAIQGAPAKIRLNWVTPQAAQTAREQAVALARQVKTPIVFAYDDGTEGVDRKNLSLPADQDGLISAVADANPNTIVVLNTGSSITMPWLSKVKAVLDTYYPGQNGAEATARLLYGDVNPSGKTTQTFPASESATPVAGDPLRYPGVDNQENYSEGVYVGYRWYDKEKAAPLFPFGHGLSYTSFAYRDLAVRQSHGGATVSFTLKNTGTRDGDEVAQVYVGASPKTTAPQAVRSLGGYQKVHLRAGQSKTVRIRVDAQQLKYWNTSSHAWELGTGHREVWVGSSSRTLPLHGGVDVTH
- a CDS encoding carboxylesterase family protein, whose product is MTASRIRTVLGGALVMSLAVVGLLPATASASAPTVVPTDKGAVRGATSKGVERFLGIPYAAAPTGSLRWKPPRPAARWTGVREAADFGNPCPVLPSGNGPRSETEGCLDVNVWRPSGVRAGARLPVHVFIHGGGLTNGSGSQNDESKLVKETGVIGVSLNYRLGAFGFLGLPALTEEDGESGNYGFMDQQAALRWVQRNIAAFGGNPDEVTIDGESAGGWSVCGHLVSPGSRGLFARAMIQSGSCTSGPQARAEAAGTAFARQAGCDGTAQAAVLDCLRSASVGTLLDASRTFSAGFVDGTPTFPTGAGEALDSGGFARVPVVVGATRDEGRTFAAGYIGEDKQAYLAFVQGIAGARADEVLTRYPWPDTSDRYTAAYLIGGIMTDSGMISGIGGCGLRSLARTLERYTPTYAYEFDHRTGPGLTQIPGYVWGAGHAAELAYIWPSFNNGTPIAPLFNADERRLAREMTRYWGAFTKTGRPAVARQTSWPGYHSGNGLMLSLRAGGRSALIDDDRYSTEHQCAFWETMPGTQHS